One genomic region from Cetobacterium sp. 8H encodes:
- a CDS encoding DUF502 domain-containing protein: MKRIKASFYSGLIAILPIVITIYIFNWIFQIFLTLLQDSFVTVAIKSLVLHTGLAKEQDLYFYTNILINVLSFITLVLMLIIIGTAMRVFLFKKIGGYLNNLLIKIPLFSQIYSTITQIISLFASDRQKAYQKVVMFEYPRKGIYSIGFMTADTNHFVESETNEPMCNVFLPTSPNPTSGMFIVLKKSEVIMLDIKVDDAIKLIISGGVILPPNKKEN; encoded by the coding sequence ATGAAAAGAATAAAAGCTAGTTTTTATAGTGGTCTAATTGCAATTTTGCCAATTGTCATAACTATTTATATTTTTAACTGGATATTTCAAATATTTTTAACTTTGTTACAAGATTCATTTGTAACAGTAGCGATAAAAAGTTTAGTTTTACATACAGGACTTGCAAAAGAACAAGATTTATATTTTTATACAAATATTTTAATTAATGTACTATCATTTATAACCTTGGTTTTAATGTTGATAATAATAGGTACAGCTATGAGAGTCTTTCTATTTAAAAAAATAGGAGGATATTTAAATAATCTATTAATTAAAATCCCATTATTTAGCCAGATATATAGCACGATAACTCAAATCATATCCCTTTTTGCTTCAGATAGACAAAAAGCATATCAAAAAGTAGTAATGTTTGAATATCCGAGAAAAGGAATATATAGTATTGGATTTATGACAGCAGATACAAATCATTTTGTTGAAAGTGAAACAAATGAACCTATGTGTAATGTATTTTTACCAACATCACCAAACCCAACCTCTGGAATGTTTATTGTTTTAAAAAAATCAGAAGTTATAATGTTAGATATAAAAGTTGATGATGCAATAAAATTAATAATTTCTGGAGGAGTTATTTTACCACCTAATAAAAAGGAGAACTAG
- a CDS encoding biotin/lipoyl-containing protein has product MKLDLETIKKLAKSIEKHNLSEITVEINGTKLTMKKEELKQELANNIKYMEKQPTYIPKEEIVEELTNVEDIIEGKDIVSPMVGTFYSAPSPDSEDFVKIGDKIEVGDTICIVEAMKMMNEVKSTISGTIVAIKSENGKVIKKGETLFVVK; this is encoded by the coding sequence ATGAAATTAGATTTAGAAACTATAAAAAAGTTAGCAAAGAGTATTGAAAAACATAACTTATCGGAGATAACAGTTGAAATAAACGGAACAAAGTTAACGATGAAAAAAGAAGAGTTGAAGCAAGAACTTGCTAATAATATAAAATATATGGAAAAGCAACCTACATATATTCCTAAAGAAGAGATAGTTGAAGAGCTAACTAATGTAGAAGATATTATTGAAGGAAAAGATATAGTATCACCTATGGTAGGGACATTCTACTCAGCACCATCACCAGATTCTGAAGATTTTGTAAAAATAGGTGATAAAATTGAAGTAGGAGATACAATATGTATTGTAGAGGCAATGAAAATGATGAATGAAGTAAAATCTACAATTTCAGGAACAATAGTTGCTATAAAATCAGAAAATGGTAAGGTTATAAAGAAGGGTGAAACACTATTTGTTGTAAAATAA
- the folD gene encoding bifunctional methylenetetrahydrofolate dehydrogenase/methenyltetrahydrofolate cyclohydrolase FolD: MKILDGKYVSQKVRDSIKQEILEIKEKEGKVPGLAVIQAGDNLASKIYVNSKIKQCAEVGIESKNFIMSADVSEKELLDKIEELNNDDTIDGILVQLPLPDHIDTPKVIEAIEIGKDVDGFKPENLGKVVLGDETALISCTPAGILRLFEEYNIDLEGKDVVVIGRSNIVGKPMTALLINEGATVTVCNSKTKNISEKTKTADVIIVAVGKANFLTGDMIKKDAVIIDVGINRDQDNKICGDVDYESVKETVGFITPVPGGVGPMTIAMLLNNTLKAFKNGKKI, from the coding sequence ATGAAAATTTTAGATGGTAAATATGTATCTCAAAAAGTTAGAGATTCAATAAAACAAGAGATATTAGAAATAAAGGAAAAAGAAGGAAAAGTTCCAGGGTTAGCAGTAATACAAGCAGGAGATAATTTAGCATCTAAAATTTATGTTAATTCAAAAATAAAACAGTGTGCAGAGGTAGGAATAGAGTCAAAAAACTTTATAATGTCTGCAGATGTCAGTGAAAAAGAGCTCTTAGATAAAATAGAGGAGCTTAACAATGATGATACTATAGACGGAATATTAGTTCAATTGCCTTTACCAGATCACATAGATACACCAAAAGTAATAGAAGCAATCGAGATAGGAAAAGATGTTGATGGATTCAAACCTGAAAATCTAGGAAAAGTAGTTTTAGGTGATGAAACTGCACTAATATCTTGTACACCAGCAGGAATATTAAGATTGTTTGAAGAGTATAATATAGATTTAGAAGGAAAAGATGTTGTAGTAATTGGAAGAAGTAACATAGTTGGAAAACCAATGACTGCTCTTTTAATTAACGAAGGTGCGACAGTGACAGTTTGTAACAGTAAGACAAAAAATATTTCTGAAAAAACAAAAACAGCAGATGTTATAATAGTAGCGGTTGGAAAAGCTAATTTTTTAACAGGAGATATGATAAAAAAAGATGCTGTTATAATAGATGTTGGAATTAATAGAGACCAAGACAACAAAATATGTGGAGATGTAGACTACGAAAGTGTAAAGGAAACAGTTGGTTTTATAACACCTGTTCCAGGGGGAGTAGGACCTATGACTATAGCGATGCTACTTAATAATACGTTGAAAGCGTTTAAAAATGGAAAAAAAATATAG
- a CDS encoding hemolysin family protein, whose product MDTYSDIIILVVLILLSGFFSASETALTSFKTTDLEDIEKTNKKTAHLLKKWLKSPNEILTGMLLGNNIVNILGSSIATALAINSMGNSPRSLAIVTGIMTILILIFGEITPKIMAKNNSKWFSKIVIGPMYYFGLLMKPVVKILMWTSILIGRILGVEVKTENMMFTEEDLISFVNVGEAEGIIEEEEKEMIHSIVGLGETNAKEIMTPRTSMFAVEGSKTLDDIWEEMIEVGFSRIPVYEETIDNIIGVLYTKDVLNYLKGHTTETQVKDLVREAYFVPETKSIIEILKEFKSKKVHIALVLDEYGGIGGVVTIEDLLEEIVGEIRDEFDNEEEESIIEIDENRYEIDAMLDIETINKSLNIELPTSDDYESLGGLMMSELGKIPSIGDIVEFEDVKLIVVEVEKMRVSKVEIERGE is encoded by the coding sequence TTGGACACGTATAGTGATATTATTATATTAGTTGTTTTGATTTTATTATCAGGTTTTTTCTCTGCATCGGAAACGGCATTAACGTCTTTTAAAACAACAGATTTAGAAGATATAGAAAAAACAAATAAAAAGACAGCACATCTGTTGAAAAAATGGTTGAAAAGCCCAAACGAAATTTTAACAGGAATGCTTTTAGGTAATAATATAGTTAATATTTTGGGGTCATCAATAGCAACAGCATTAGCTATTAATAGCATGGGAAATTCTCCTAGAAGCTTAGCAATTGTAACTGGAATCATGACAATTTTAATATTAATATTTGGAGAGATTACTCCTAAAATTATGGCAAAAAATAACTCGAAGTGGTTTTCTAAAATAGTTATAGGTCCTATGTATTATTTTGGGTTATTAATGAAACCAGTTGTGAAAATACTTATGTGGACTTCTATTTTAATAGGAAGAATTTTAGGTGTGGAAGTAAAAACAGAAAATATGATGTTTACAGAAGAAGATTTGATATCTTTTGTTAATGTAGGGGAAGCCGAAGGGATTATTGAAGAGGAAGAAAAAGAGATGATTCATTCAATAGTTGGATTAGGTGAAACTAATGCGAAGGAGATAATGACTCCAAGAACATCGATGTTTGCAGTTGAAGGAAGTAAAACTTTAGATGATATTTGGGAAGAGATGATTGAAGTTGGATTTTCTAGAATCCCAGTGTATGAAGAAACAATTGATAATATAATAGGAGTACTTTATACAAAAGATGTACTTAATTATCTAAAAGGACATACTACTGAAACGCAAGTTAAAGATTTAGTGAGAGAAGCTTATTTTGTTCCAGAAACAAAATCAATTATAGAAATACTTAAAGAATTCAAAAGTAAAAAAGTACATATAGCATTAGTTTTAGATGAATATGGTGGAATTGGTGGAGTTGTTACAATTGAAGACTTACTTGAAGAGATTGTTGGAGAGATTCGAGACGAATTTGACAATGAAGAGGAAGAATCAATTATAGAAATAGACGAAAATAGGTATGAAATTGATGCAATGTTAGATATAGAAACAATAAATAAAAGCTTAAACATAGAACTGCCTACTTCTGATGATTATGAAAGTTTAGGTGGTTTAATGATGTCAGAACTTGGAAAAATACCTTCAATAGGAGATATTGTAGAGTTTGAAGATGTTAAATTAATAGTGGTAGAAGTTGAAAAGATGAGGGTATCTAAGGTAGAAATTGAAAGAGGAGAATAG
- a CDS encoding ACT domain-containing protein — translation MDKKEYYIVDKRILPNSIQSVIKVNDIVQAEKISKYEAIKRVGISRSTYYKYKDYIKPFFEGGKEKVFSIHLSLVDKPGILARVLDIIAGEEMNILTIVQNIAIDGISRVTISIQTTENLLRKIEEMLEKISSLSSVKELRVIGSN, via the coding sequence ATGGATAAAAAAGAATATTATATTGTAGATAAAAGGATTTTACCTAACTCAATTCAAAGTGTTATAAAGGTAAATGATATAGTTCAAGCAGAAAAGATCTCAAAATATGAAGCTATAAAAAGGGTTGGAATAAGTAGAAGTACTTATTACAAATATAAAGATTATATAAAACCATTTTTTGAAGGTGGAAAAGAAAAAGTGTTTAGTATACATCTATCTTTAGTTGATAAACCAGGAATTCTAGCTAGAGTTTTAGATATCATTGCAGGGGAAGAAATGAATATATTAACAATCGTTCAAAACATAGCAATAGATGGAATAAGTAGAGTAACAATTTCTATACAAACAACAGAAAATTTATTAAGAAAAATTGAAGAGATGTTGGAAAAAATTAGTTCACTAAGCTCTGTAAAGGAATTAAGAGTTATAGGAAGTAATTAA